The nucleotide window CAACATGCTTGTCACAACATATACGGTTTGGAATCACTTACTTGACATAACCCATATCGATGGGTTTTATCTCTCTTTATGGATACTTAAAGTATCTCATCaaacataatttaaataataataattttaatcaatataaaaCATAGATTTATTTTTGTTAATGAAAACCCACAGCTGATTGTAGATCCAATATGTCTCAACTCTCTAAGGACGCCTACGCTTGAATCTAACAAATATAATACCTAATCACACAAAAGGGGATCTCTCGTTAATGTTGTTATGAACATCGTAAGAAACAAGTTAATTAAACGAATATCCCTAATGACACTTACCCTTATAAATGTTGAGAATAGTGATTCCTTTcccaaatttaataattttttgggTTGACGTTGATCGGTCCTTCAAAAATACATTATAACTAAATGTTAATACATGAAAGAATTATTCACCTTGACCCTATGAACATCCGGTCAAGAGGGAAAATAGGGAGGAGAGGGGTTTCTAATCAACCCTTGCACTTACATTATCTTGGTTGGAATGATAAGATCAATGGGTCGTCTTGATTTCAAATCAGAGGagttgaaagatctagggagaaGGATCATTTTGAAAGTAAGTCTAAGATAAATATATTTAGGATtaagaattaaataaaataaatagtgcAGAATTTTTGGATCACTAATAAGGgatggaaaaattatgaaaaaaggaAGAGAAACTCAACCACTAATGGCAGCAACAGAGGTCTAATGACGAAGGCGGCGATGCTACGATAGAggagaaaaaagagagaaggaATCAGTCTCTTGCtaaaaggagaaagaaaaaagaaaagagaaagaaaggaaaaaaaaagtggtATTTGTGGTAGTGCATGATGGTAGAGGTGGAGCTATGGGCGACGATAAAGGAAAAGAAGATGAGTGGTGACAAGGTGGTGGTTCGGTTAAGTGGTGGAAGTTGTTTGAGCGAAGAAATGGTGGATGAGAGGAGAAAATAGAGATGAATGGTGGTTGATGGCTaaacaaaaagagaaaaaaaatttaaaaaaaaatagaggaACTAAAGGAAGTGCGACATTGAAAATGAGGAGGATCAAAAGATGGATGACAAAGGAGGTTTACAACTAGTCTAGGTTCAATGTATCACACTTATAGTAATGGGGAAGAGAATGGCAAGTTAGGGGAACAAGAGAGTAAAAAAAGGATCATGTCCTCATAAGTATGGTATGTTGACTAAAAAGAAAGTAAAGAATCTCTCTTAAGTATAGTAAGAAAGGTTGGACGGCAATGGTAAATAAGCAcatggaaaatttacaaaattaattaaaaaaatggtGATGAGGAGACTTGAACCTAGAACCTTTAAGaaacttttaaaacttttaacCACTAGGTCATATTTATTCATTATTCTTAACTTAAcaaaaaataatgaaagggaagggATTCGAACATTGGTTATCAAGGACAACTCCACCACTACTCAATCACTAAAAAAATTCGAGCGTGACCACTCTTGGTTTATTAACCCAATTTCTACTAACCCGATTTTTGAGATGTGACAGTATATTATGTAATGTGATTGAACATCATCATCATTATTGAAATCATTTGAAATAGTCTGAGTTGCTTCGGCAATGTAATGTAATGTCACACATTCGGATCTAGAGACCGAATTGAATGTGGTtgtcacatttagtggtatcatagcTAGAGTTTAGTCGATTATTATAGTAAACTAAGTCTCAATTTTAGTCAACTGGTACATGCCAATTAGGATGTGTCAAGTTTGAACTGAGATTGGATGATGAACTTGTTTATCCTGTTTTCATACATTGAAAGATGTctgaaaattttggaaataatAATTATGCTGATAATGATCTTAAAGCTCCTTATGTTGATATGTGATGACAAAATTAACTTAAAATCTCAATCCATGATAAACTCAAGTGGAAGATGTTAACAAGCTTAGGCGTTACACTTCAAGGAGCCAAATAAAGCCCACACGCCTAGCCCATGCTATAAACAGTTGACTTTCAGTGCATTTTTAAAAGGGATCCATACAATTATGGGTTGATATACGTTCATATCGATCAAAGATCTATGAATGATACAAGCAACCCAACCCAATTCAAGGCCCATGATGGATATGGGCTTAGTTTCCCTCAAGGCCCAATCACGAGATCCAAATCCAAGCAACTGAAGTCAAAACTCAACTTATTCGTTCAAGGCTTTATCATAaagaaattttgtgaagaaaaatTGAAGCTTCAAGATGATAAACTTTGGAGTTCAATACGGAGCGAGGATGAATTTAAAAGGTCCAAGTTTGTTCGTGGACTTAAAATCTCAATCCATGATGATAAGACCGTGTGGAATATGTTAACAAGCTTAAGCATTACACTTCAAGAAGCCCAATCAAGCCCACACGCCTAGCCCATACTATAATTAGTTGACTTGCAGTGCATTTTTGGAAGGGATCCAGGCATTTCTGGGTCAATATGTCTTCGTATAGATCGAAGATCTATTCTTTACAATGCATTTTTGAATCACTTGATTTTGAGTCCAAGAGCTCAAGTTATAAACATTTTAGTAAAGACTGCATGAGCAGAATTTTTAGACGGGATTATTACAGAAAATTACGAGTTTCGAGctttaatttgagtttaaatcatattaggTTCGATTTTtaggtttaatttttattatatatgagcctaatattgtatttattaggttttatatctttattatttatttattctaaattttaggatatttttaagtatttgaaGTTGTTTAAGAGTTTTATGTTTCTTAGTCAACAAAAAAGTTTAGTTCCActaaaactatttttttttagaTTGAGTAGAGTTTCATTATTTGGATGTATTTAATTAGCCTATATAAATGTCTCTTCATTATTCATTAAAGGCATTcattcattaataaaattttcaactatTGAAGTTAATTTCTTTCGTGCAAgatcattttcttgtaatttttagaaGCGATTTTTTCTTCTTGATTTTCTTCAAGGTGTCAGGAGAATCCATTCTTCATTCTTCAATTTGTctaagaaatattttttttagagAATTGATTAGGATCATTAATTGAATTTGTTGGGATTATATCTCAAAAGGTTCAGTTAAACAACTATAATTTATCCATATTCATCGATTTATTCAATCCATCTTCTACTTTTGTGGGtgataaaatacttttaaatttttaaattaataattattttaaaaaggtGAGAAGTTGCAAATATCTACATAGGTAGTTATAAAAAAGATGAGTGGTtatcttaaaaaataaaaataaaaaaagtggaAAGTtactagaaataaatattttgaagaGTGTAAACTTAAAAAATGATAGTACATAAATTCTCCGGCTttattactatttaatttaaagtttattaattttattattttattctttgattAAGTTGGTGTTATTGGACTCTGTGACACTAACTCAACCACATACTTTATTATAATACTCAAATAACACCCAACTCGACAACACTAAAACGTAACCTTGACATACAGGAGAAACACACCTCTAaaagtaaaagtgaacatgatACAAAATTACCACAACCCCATAACATCTCCTTTAAGCTTTAAAACCCTCaataatattttctttttatatcgCAAAGTAAGCAAGTGTATGGCACTTGGTTTTTATATTGGAGTTGGCAAAGGCAACCATAATTCAAATAATCTCTTCGAGGGCCTTAGACGTAGATTGATCTTTCTTTAGGGCTCTCCTGTGCTCTCAAGTATCAATCCTAGCTGGTGCAATAGTGCCGTAAAAAAGGAACATCCATATAACATGAAGCAAACCGCAACACCCCCATTAAGGCATGAGACAATAAAAAATACCAATTATTCATGGTAAAAATAGAAGAATAAAAAGTATATCCACCATCCAGTTCATTGATTGCACTTATAGCATCCATGCAATCATCGGACTCAATAAATGTATACCCTAGAGGTCTTTGATCTACCCATACACTGAACTCATTCATCAccaataaatcaatcaaaataccGAAAATAACAATTTTTAATGAACAACTTGATTAAAATGGTAGGCATGACTGTATCTTTCATGATATTAACAAACTAACTAAATAATCAATTAAAGTCAACAAAACTTgtcaaatttattaaatttaactcACAAATACTCAAGTATATCAAaatccaatttttttttcttagggTTTGTTTGTTTCGCTTAAAATAGCTTCTAGAAAATGATTTTTAGAATATTATTTACtttcttaaaaattttaatattttctagtgtttggatgaacctgtaaaatattttctattatttgatagatttcttaaaaattacataaaagctgttttcaattaaacaaacatacatttgaaattttcttatcttttcattgtttaattgagtttattttacatctataaatttatattttacattcttttgcatatattaaaaatatttttgttaaattcagttcattacaacgtcatttttagttacatgactaccaagtgaagattttttatttaaaatgtaacatcaacaaaattaacaaaaatatttaacAATGACAAtaattagattttattttaaaactgaAAAGTAGAGAGACTAAAATCTTGAAAATTAAAGTACAAAGGCTAAATTGTAAATTTGTGAAGAGTAtatagacttatgacatattttaacttttatactacaaaatatttattattaaaatattaatattaaatattttcaataatatgtgaagaatattatttaaaattattgtttttaaaatttattattaaaattatactaataatttattatttgactaaatataaataattaaatatgtatgtttaataataatgaaaaatataatatgttatattaatattttaattatttttaaaaataaaatcaaatttattataaatataataatattaagcttaatttaagttaaattttatataaaaataaaattattttataaataagctCTATCTCGAGAAAATGATTTGCGCTTTTGAAAAATGTAAATCATTTTATAAGAAAATGAACTTATTTTCTgtgaattaaattattttctgtaaaacaaatataaaaaagaGAATTTATTTTCCGCCGGCACAGTCTATAAGATCAAAACTCGAAAAAAATTTATAAGatgaaagaaattttaaataataagagAAGAAAATATTAAAGGAAATCTAACCAAGAAAGAGAATTGTAAAAATGTCCTTCCAAATTTCAACCCGTAAGGCAATTTACGGAAAATGGGTGTTAGTTTACATTCACTAATTGTCTTTTCCTCATCTAAACATTGTAAACTGATGaagatatttttcaaaaaatgaaaatatttaaacaaaaacAACCTAAGATTCTGTTCGGTTTAAAAAACAATAACTGTTTTCGTTTTCTTAAAAAATGAAAAGAACTAAAAAAAccatgttttattgaaaattttaaaagtaattttaaaaatcaaaataaaaattagagaACAATAAAAGGTTATTTTcattgttttcactaaaaatattTTGTACAACTAAAAGTTGAAAATAATGATTCTTTTTAATTATAAATGAATTGATCCTAATTCAAAACCAGATAAAATTATTcatctttaaaaaaattaaataacatgTTACTCTAATTTAAATTCATATAAATGCAAAAATAAAAACTCTTATGTTTCCTTTATAGGAAAATAGGTACTAATATTGTTTTCATATTTCATTATTAAAAGGAAAATTATCCTATACACTGTctgtattgttttttttttttattcctcaaGCGAGTTTAGggttataaatattataattagcCATATGCTAAAACTATATGATGTTGTTTATTGGTAGGATCAAAATTTTTATgggttaatatttaatatattaattatccataattttatctattattaacaaatttgatgatatattatctaaaatttttaaaataaatttatttaattccattttaaaTAATCTAGCGTCGCCTAActcattatataaaattatagtaGAAACCCAATCGTTATGTCTACTATCTATTTTTGTAAGTTTAAAACACGTCCACCaacttatatttttttttatataggaGACAAATTAGAATATTGTTGTCAATAACAAATCCAAAAATTATATTCGTATCTCATAATTAAGAAATCGTCATATCCCAAATTATACCGAAATCACTTGATTTTACTTTCCTTCGCTTTCTAAAAGAATAGGGTAGAATTAAGCAAAGACTGAGGAGTCAAAAGGCCCGAAACTTTAAGCAAAGGATCAAGTTGAAAGGGAAATGGCAGCCAAAATTGATGGTTACCTCTCAACTTCCCTGCTTACACCAACTAAATATTCATAGAACCTTCCATCATTCCCTGCATCATCAAAAAGTTTcccatcattattattattattattattatttggtgaaTCAATTTTTCAAACATTGTTAGTAAAATGAGGGTGATGCATACGCGTCCTAGAAAGTTGTTACATATTTGACATATTTTCAATTTCCCTCtatcaatttaaaaataaataaataaataagaagcaATTGTCGGCACATTTATGATCTTGGAAAATAGATGCACCGATTAAGAATCGGCCTTATATTTCATTTATTGTTTTAAATATACCAAAATGTATGTTTGAAGTCTAAAAGTACCACGAGAGTGTAAGAGACAATTTCTCATGGGGATAATGATTTTATTGCtacttcaattttataaaaataattttttaaatttttaatttatatttttgtcaaactactctaaagtaaataaaaaaattttatatttattaactttgttgatgtgacatctcgacatttaattatttttatttttataattttgatactttttaaaaaatttaaaacttttttacttttaaaaataaattttattttttaaatttttaaaaatttaaaaaattaattaagtgttTACATGTCATCTATTAGCAATCTAATATATCCATATCAGCAAAGTGAAAAAAATTAACTTTTCTATTTATTTTGGTGATTTAAAAAAGttagtttaaatattaaaaattaaatagaagactaaaatatttttttaaaattaaaggattaaataaattattataccaTTCTCatattttttcttaaataaaaaattagaaatatgacatatttataaattataattaattgtttgGTAAATGCAATTATGCATAAGCTTTAAATAACTTATAGAAGCATAAGCTTTGATTAAACCTTGGACGCTACACATTTAATGACTAACGAATTGACGCAAATCTTACTGTTGATTAAGATTTATGATAATATAAAAGGAAGTGGGTGTCTGTAATCAAATAGATTAGTTTGATAATTAATCCATGATGTTGATTTAAGTTAATTCAAGGATTTTTTGTTGAGTATTACTTCAATTAGTTTAAGTATTATTATTGATGCAGAAAGATGTGAGTTCGAGTACGTTAAAATGCATTATCCTTTAATTTATAGGTTAAAAAgaggttataaataattttaggcGTTATATCAAAAAAAATAGATATGGTCAacaaattatgtttaattaaaaatttatttaacatttttataaGTGAAAATTAGGTGCAAAGGCAATATCAGATTCTGTCCAAAAATTAATGCTTTGTTTAAGACTTTGATGAATTTTTGCACATGAACCCGTTTTCGGATAAATAAACAAATTTTCACACGCCCGGTATTGTGtgacattattatttttaatggtaAAAATGCCTTAATATAATATTtggtatttaaatttaaatttttttaatatgatACTTAAATTTTTAGGCCCAATTTGGTATCGGAACTAACAGTTTTTCTAATTTGATAcctaaaattttttaagtttaaattagtatctaaatttattaaatgttataaaaattacataaaacacTAACGGCGTTAAAATTTTTTTGTTATGCTACAAAAATATTATCAGTATTAGAGAAAATTTATGTTAAAAAATAGGTATTGAGCTATGCTTAATGAATTGATATTAAATAAGGAAAAATTAAACCTCAAATTAAAAGAAATccattattttcaattaataaaacaattaattaaataaataaaattaaaaataattgaacatataaaataaaaaaaatatatcataTCATCTGTCACATGTTAGTCATATGTTGATTATTTTTGCTACttcataaaaaataacattgATAGTATATTGGAgtaatttgtaaaatatttgacaagtaccaaaacaaaagaaaaattaagtaccaaattaagaaaaaagTCAAGTTCAAGTACTAAATTAAACCCCAAAAGTTTAAATACAAACTTAAAAGAAAAAGTGTTAAattaagatatcaaattaaaaaaaaatgtcaCATTCAAGTACCAACTATTATATTAAACAAAAAAATCATAGCTTAAAAAAATTAGAAGGTAAAGTTGGAATTTCAAATTTATTACATACAATGTAAAATTAATCATTATTTATTCTTCAAAGGTTTCCTTAACTAGTGCCTAACAAGGTTGGTTGAAAATTAAATCTATACTTATGTTAAAAGCAATCTCAAGAATGAGAatgttgaatttgaaaattttaaaattaaattaaattgtttaaattttttcataatttttatatgttaaatataaattttattttaaataaattatttttattttaatattttagttaattaaattaatttttgatattataatattaaaattaatacatattaaattgttaaacttaaaatataattttaaataaatttatcaaattaaaattatatttttcaaatacaataataattaattatggtTAGATTTGGGTaaagataaatataaaattacaaagaaaatttaatcattttagttTTGAAACTATTGAAAAATATTAAACTAGCCTTCTAAGTGCTAAGGAAGTGCCCACTTCACTAGCATTGGAGCTGTTGAGTGACAGTTTTCATATTTGAGTATTGACAATTTATTGAATAGTTTGATAGGTTGTGTTGATTATTTGAAGGATATTTAGCCCAACAATGAATGTCATATTACTTGGGAATATCATATTAACAATCGGATCAAATTAaatcacttcaagtcaatctctTCCAATATGGATATTTGGATTTGATTGAAACTCTATGCGATTGGCTACCTAGAGTCCTTGATTGatttattatctattattatattgtaaacattttATTACATTATTGTTTTAATGAGATTGTTAAAGATCTTTTATGTTAACAAGTCTCGAACATAAACTTATTTAAAGGAGAGGCTTGTATAGGTTTTTTTGTAAATAAAAGCTTTTAGCACTTATCTTATTCAAGTTGGTGAATTTTTTTTTAGAGTGCAAATTGTTAGTAAAATCGATTTTGTTGTGGATTTACTTACTGAGTTCATAAGGGTAAACTTAGTGGTGAAAGTATTGTTCTTTAAAGTTCGAAAGTGAGGAGAATCATCATGGTGTGTGTGATAGGTTAGGTTCATTTTGTTGTAACCGTTAAAGAGAATGAATATTTCTCACTAAATTATGCTCTGCAGATGTAGGAAAACCAAATTATATAAACAATTCCTATGTATCCTAtgtttatgattttccaaatttagtaCTAGAGAAGTACCCACTTTCCTGTGACTCCTTTCAAACACTTTGCTTAATCACTAGTAACGATTTAacaatttaaaaacaatttaaaacaacataaaataaataagcaATAAGAAAttatgaataatattatttaaatgtaaaTAGATGTAATCAATGCTGAattattttttttctcttaatattATCTTAATCAGTGCCGACATTTCTCTTCCCAAAAGTTTCCTTTTTtctttaaataaataaacttgCACAAGTTTTATggtcttatttaattttttaattattacttatccttaattaattttattatgataatatgtatttttagtacaatatttaaaattatttatagtccCTCTCTAATTTATTAATAGGAGGATAATGTACTTCAATATACTTAAAACTTACATCTTCTTTCATTAATAATAATGTATATACTAAGCGAGTTGAGACTCAATTAATTACTTTTAACTAATTTTAgatataaaaaaatcaatttatgaCGTATGAAAACCTTGGATGAGAAATAAAATGATGATAAAGTATGGTGAAGAGCATAAGAGTTGGTGTCTCAAAGGATTAGAATACTAATTAGTTTAAAAGTGATTAAGAAAGCCCACCTAACATGTCCTCTTTCCTTCAAAAAGttgtcaaattaaaaaaaaaaacataaaaagtaTGCGTTAATTTTCCTTTAAGGGAAAGATTACCCCATTCTCTTTCAATCGAAAAGGTTAAAAATAGAGATAATAATTTACTTAGcactttaattttataaaaaataattatatttatttattttttgttatttttaggttttaaatttatattttttatcaaattacttCAAAAAATATGGAGAAGTTAACATTTATTAATTTCGTTGACATGGCATCTACATGACAGTTTAAATATATGTTACattgataattaattattttttaaaattaaaaaattaaaaacatttttataattttaaataatttaaatatatattttaaattttaaaatttttaaaattatttaagtgCCAAAATGGCATCCATGTTGAAAGTTAACaaacattaatatttttattcagcTTAGGCTGATTTGACAAATAGCAttcatttaaaagttaaaaagataaaaaattaaataaatagttaaaacaatttttttaagtTCGAAAaacaaataaatcattatgctTAAAAAGCAATACATCTGTTTGAGTTGTTGTGTTCGTGATTAATTAaatgtataaataaaatatttaaaatataaagatataagaatgataaaattattatttcagaTAAAAAGAatgataatattattttaatttgatttgttAAAGCGTAATTTTAACTATAAAAGTTAAAAAGTTTTATTGACaattaatataaaacataattcTTAACCACAAAATCTATACGAATGAGACATCAAATGAGGTCCatgttctctcttttttttctttttttccccttAAAATATTACcagcaaaaataaaaaattatcaagaaaaaaaaaaaacacatcttTATATAGCGTCTCCCAGCTTATACCAATCTGCTACATTGGTCAGCGAAGGATTAAGCTTTCTTTCTAAATCCCTCTTTAGCAAGGTTTTTGTCCTTCATTTGTCTGCTCTCATTGAAATTTGCTTCTGTTAAAGTTGCATTCTTTAGTGCTTCTTTCAAGTTAATTTAATGCTAAAGTTAaatctagaattttttttttttttttagcttctGTTGATGTACatttctggtttttttttttttctccttgaTTCTTGAGGAAGTTATTTGGATTTTCAGGGAACTTCCAGTGTGAAGTTCAATGTGAAGTGAATATTAGATTTGATCTTGGTTTTTGTTCTGAACTTTGATTACTCGGGGAATTTTGTTAGCTCAACTTCATCTGAAGGAGCTCAAGAAACTGAAAATTGTTCGTTTctaattttttaagttttgtgttttattcacatttttatgTCATCTGCAATTCAATTGTTCTACATCCTGTTTTAAGTTGCTTATCTAGATTGTGAAATGGGATTTTGATCTCAGGGAATTTTATATCAGTTTTTTGTTCATAATGTGATGGATTTGATTCTTGTAGGACTTTGGACCGAATACCAAATTTCTGGGAAAAATGCAGTTTTCCAGGAATTTTATGATAATTTGTTCTGCATTGCTCCTGTGCTCTTCCTTGACATATGGGCAAACGGCTAGTCCACCGGCTCCGGTGGCAATGACCCCAACTCCGACACCTGCACCGGCTCCGGCACCTGAATACGTAAACCTAACTTATTTACTCTCTGTGGCTGGTCCATTTCACACTTTCCTTAACTACCTTGAATCAACTAAAGTGATTGACACCTTCCAAAACCAAGCCAACAACACTGAACAAGGCATTACAATTTTCGTTCCGAAAGACGATTCGTTCAAGGGTCTTAAGAAGCCGTCATTGTCCAAACTCAGTGATGATCAGCTTAAATCGCTCATCCTTTTCCATGCCTTGCCCAAATACTATGCCCTTGCCGACTTCAATGACCTCAGTACAAAAGGCCCTATCACTACACTTGCTGGTGGGCAATACACTTTGAATTTCACCGATAATTCCGGCACTGTGCACCTCGATTCAGGATGGAGCAAAACAAAAGTAGCCAGCGCTGTACATTCGACCGATCCCGTCGCAATATATCAGGTGAATAAGGTCCTTCTTCCTGAGGCTATCTTTGGTACTGATATACCTCCAACGCCTGCACCATCCCCAGCTCCTGATATTAGCCCAGCTGCGGATTCTCCATCGGCAGACTCGAAAGAAGGCGGTTCTCCGTCGAAGGCTTTGCCATCGGATTCAGCTGCTCATAGGGTTATGAAGTTGAGCATTTGGAGTCATCTGGTTTTGGCAGTCTTAGGTGGGTTTGTTCTGCTATTTTAATAATAAGACttcattttgagtctaatttATGTTCGTGGGGGGCAGCACACCTCTGAGTTTCTCAATTGAATTTACTTCGATTATAAAACCATTTTTTCTTGTATATGTTATTAAGATTCTGTGTTAAGAATGGAAGTTCTTGTGTTATAATTACCATTCCAAGTTAAATTGCCTTTTGCATGGATTactgttttcttttatttacttattattataattaatgtataaGTAACTTCCATACCTTACAATTTATATTAACTCATAGACAACGATACGTGTGACATAAATAGCACTAAAAGCatcattaatattttttatattgttgTCAACGATTTTTc belongs to Gossypium arboreum isolate Shixiya-1 chromosome 7, ASM2569848v2, whole genome shotgun sequence and includes:
- the LOC108470064 gene encoding fasciclin-like arabinogalactan protein 7; its protein translation is MQFSRNFMIICSALLLCSSLTYGQTASPPAPVAMTPTPTPAPAPAPEYVNLTYLLSVAGPFHTFLNYLESTKVIDTFQNQANNTEQGITIFVPKDDSFKGLKKPSLSKLSDDQLKSLILFHALPKYYALADFNDLSTKGPITTLAGGQYTLNFTDNSGTVHLDSGWSKTKVASAVHSTDPVAIYQVNKVLLPEAIFGTDIPPTPAPSPAPDISPAADSPSADSKEGGSPSKALPSDSAAHRVMKLSIWSHLVLAVLGGFVLLF